TCGTCCGGTCATCGGGACTGAAGGTTCCCGCACTCGTACGCGGCGGATTCTTCGCAGCGAACGAAGCGACAAAGCGGTCGGCGGCGATTGACGACAACAAGCGCTGCATCGACGAGGCGGCCGCCATCGGCGCTGAGATGGTCGTGCTGGTGGTGGGCGCGGTGGTCGGCATGCCGCTCGCCGACGCCCGCCGGCAGGTCGCCGAAGGCATCGGCAAGTGCATCGACTACGCGGCCTCCAACAATGTAAAACTGGCGATCGAGCCGCTTCACCCGATGTACGCCGCCGACCGGTCGTGCATTAACCGAATGAAGGAGGCGCGCCTGGTCTGCGAGCAGCTGCAATCCAAGTGGGTCGGCATCGCCTGCGACGTGTATCACGTCTGGTGGGACCCGGACCTGCAGGATGAAATTCAGTTGGCGGGCCAGCAGGGCACGCTCTTCGGCTTCCACGTCTGCGACTGGCGCCCGAACACGCGCGACCTGCTGAACGATCGTGGACTGATGGGCGAGGGTGCGATCGACATCAAGACGATCCGCGGCTGGGTGGAAGCCACCGGCTTCCGCGGGTTCAATGAAGTTGAAATCTTCTCGACCGAACGCTGGGCTGGGGATCAGGATGAGTATCTGAAGCAGATCGTTGAGGCGTACACGACGCACGTCTAATTTACCCTGTAGTGGCGACGCCTGCGTCGCGGTTGATGCGCAGCATGGAGATGGCCGGTGAAATGATTGCGGCTTCGCCGCAGGCGTCGCCACTACGATTTGCAATGAGGCCGAACGTAATCATGAAAAACAACAACGCACTTACACCTGCAGAT
Above is a window of Tepidisphaeraceae bacterium DNA encoding:
- a CDS encoding sugar phosphate isomerase/epimerase family protein — protein: MPDLKTCAIHTMTHKPWSLAECCERYAAADIGGISVWRNVIEPIGIAEAARIVRSSGLKVPALVRGGFFAANEATKRSAAIDDNKRCIDEAAAIGAEMVVLVVGAVVGMPLADARRQVAEGIGKCIDYAASNNVKLAIEPLHPMYAADRSCINRMKEARLVCEQLQSKWVGIACDVYHVWWDPDLQDEIQLAGQQGTLFGFHVCDWRPNTRDLLNDRGLMGEGAIDIKTIRGWVEATGFRGFNEVEIFSTERWAGDQDEYLKQIVEAYTTHV